A region of the Dehalococcoidia bacterium genome:
GGTCAACCAGAGAGCAATCCGTCATATAAATCCAGCCATTCCGGATTTTGTCCGCTAACAAGGTCAACCTTCTTTTGCCTCAGGAAGCCTTTTATTTGCTTTTCTCGCGCGATTGCCGATTCGCGGCTCTCGCATACCTCGTAATACACCAAGGCGTTCACATTGTATTTACTCGTGAATCCATCTGCCAGCTTATTTTTATGCTGATAAATTCTTCCTGCCAGATCGCTGGTAAAACCTGTATAAAGCAATCTTCTGCTCGTATTACTTACGATATAAACATAATACTGATGCTCGTCCATATTTCATCACATTATCGGAATAAACCCAAACCACCGATAAGAGGGCTTCCCCTTCTTCCAGATTCTTCGACCTCCACCATGGCCTCCAGAATGGTAATTTCTAGATATCCTCCCCGAATAGCCCCCTTATCGTATTCTCCATCTCGCGCACGGCGTCCGAGTCGCGCGGCCTCGGTCTTGGCAGTCTCACGCTGATGATACTCTTGATGCGCGCCGGCCGCTCCGACAGCACGATGATGCGGTCGGCCATGTGGATAGCCTCGGCGGAGTCGTGGGTCACCAGCATCAGGGTAACCTTTTTCTGGCTCCATATGCGCAATATCTCATCCTGCAGTTCCTCGCGGTTGCGCAGGTCGAGGCCGGTGAGGGGCTCGTCCATAAGAAGTATCTCCGGCTCGGTGACGATAGCCCGCGCCAGCGACACGCGCTGTCTCATGCCGCCGCTGAGCTCGTGCGGGTAGGAATTTGTAAACTCGGAGAGCCCGACGAGAGCCAGCGCGCTGTCCACCGCCTCCAGGTCGCGCCCGTCGCGTCCGTCCTTGCGCAGTTCCAGCGACAGGTACACATTCTGCCGGGCGCTGCGCCAGGGCAGCAGCCGCGGCTCCTGGAAGACGACAGACACGTTCTTGAGGTCATCGCGGTTTTTGCGTATGTC
Encoded here:
- a CDS encoding GIY-YIG nuclease family protein codes for the protein MDEHQYYVYIVSNTSRRLLYTGFTSDLAGRIYQHKNKLADGFTSKYNVNALVYYEVCESRESAIAREKQIKGFLRQKKVDLVSGQNPEWLDLYDGLLSG
- a CDS encoding ABC transporter ATP-binding protein codes for the protein METTGTEALVVKDLRKGFGPLGVLGGISFSVERGELVCILGPSGCGKTTMLRIAAGLIPFDAGTILINGEDIRKNRDDLKNVSVVFQEPRLLPWRSARQNVYLSLELRKDGRDGRDLEAVDSALALVGLSEFTNSYPHELSGGMRQRVSLARAIVTEPEILLMDEPLTGLDLRNREELQDEILRIWSQKKVTLMLVTHDSAEAIHMADRIIVLSERPARIKSIISVRLPRPRPRDSDAVREMENTIRGLFGEDI